TGGATCGCCCCTGGAAAATCCTTCACGCAGTGCGATCTGCGCTGCGATCTTGAAGTCCAGGTCGGATGAATCGGTCGGGTGATGTTGCCCGTCGAGTATCGTGACCTGAATATCAATAATTGGATAACCGAAGTAGACTCCCACCTCGGCCTGCTCTTTTATCCCTTGCTCGATGGCCGGCACAAACTGCCTGGGAATTACTCCTTCCTTTAATTTGCTTTGGATCTTTACCCCGCTACCGCGCTCAGCCGGTTCAATCTTCATTTTGACCACGCCATAGTGGCCGCGTCCACCAGTCTGTTTTATGAACCTGCCTTCGGTGGTGACCGGATTGGTGATTGTCTCACGGTATGAGACTTGTGGCCGACTCGCATGACACTCGACGCCGAATTCGCGCTTCAAACGCTCGACGATTATCTCAAGATGCAACTCACCCATTCCAGATATGATACGCTGTGCAGTCTCTTCATCAGTTCGCACTTTGAACGTCGGATCTTCGATCTGCAGATATTTCAATGAATCATCAAGCTTGGCATCGTCCATCTTCGTCTTGGGCTCCAGGCTCACGAAAATGACCGGCTCCGGGAAACGCATGGATTCATACGAAATCGGGTACTTTTTCGAACAGAGTGTATAACCAGTTTTGCATTCACGGATTCCCGTCACCACTCCAATCTCACCGACGGTCAGACTCTTGGCTTCCTCTCGCTTGTTGGCATGCATGAGCAGTAGCCGGCTTATCCGGTCTACTCTTCCCGGCGGATAGATCAACACCTTGTCACCACATTCGATATGGCCTGAATAGACGCGTATGTAGTAAATGAGACCGAGATGAGGATCGGTCTGCGCTTTGAATATCAGGGAAGAAAAAGGCGCATCTACTGAAGGCTGCCTGGTTTCTTCCTTCGAAGTTTCTGGATTGATACCCTTCATCGGCGGTAAATCGACCGGCGAGGGTAGATAATCCAATACACCATCGAGCAGCTTCTGCACACCCATATTCTTCAGCGCGGTACCGCAGAATACAGGGAAGAAGTGCAAGTTGATTGTTCCTTTCCGTATTGCCGATTTTATTTTGTCGACCGGGATCTTTATCTCGCCAAAATAACTCTCAAAAATATCCTCGTCATATTCGGCGAGGGTTTCCAGCATTTCATTCCGGTACTGCTCGGTTAGTTTTCGGTAATCTTCAGGAATCTCCTCCTCTCTGAATTCGGTACCCAGGGTTTTTTCCTCCCAGTAGACAGCCCTCTCCTTAACTATATCCACTAATCCATAAAACATGTCATGGTCTGCGATCGGGATTTGCAGCACCAATGGTTTCATCGATATCTTTTTTTTCATCTGATTCAGGACACGGTAGAAATCAGCTCCGATGCGGTCCATTTTGTTGACGAAGGCAATGCGCGGCACCCGGTACTTGTCAGCCTGCCGCCACACGGTCTCGGTCTGGGGCTGCACTCCGCCGACGGCGCAGAATATCGCGATCAGACCATCAAGTACCTTCATGGATCGTTCGACCTCGACCGTGAAATCCACATGTCCAGGCGTGTCGATGATATTGATACGATATTCCTTCCAAAAAGACGTTGTCGCTGCCGAGGTG
Above is a window of candidate division WOR-3 bacterium DNA encoding:
- the fusA gene encoding elongation factor G, with product MIDLAKIRNIGLAAHIDAGKTTTTERILFYSGRIRRMGEVDDGSATMDWMDQERERGITITSAATTSFWKEYRINIIDTPGHVDFTVEVERSMKVLDGLIAIFCAVGGVQPQTETVWRQADKYRVPRIAFVNKMDRIGADFYRVLNQMKKKISMKPLVLQIPIADHDMFYGLVDIVKERAVYWEEKTLGTEFREEEIPEDYRKLTEQYRNEMLETLAEYDEDIFESYFGEIKIPVDKIKSAIRKGTINLHFFPVFCGTALKNMGVQKLLDGVLDYLPSPVDLPPMKGINPETSKEETRQPSVDAPFSSLIFKAQTDPHLGLIYYIRVYSGHIECGDKVLIYPPGRVDRISRLLLMHANKREEAKSLTVGEIGVVTGIRECKTGYTLCSKKYPISYESMRFPEPVIFVSLEPKTKMDDAKLDDSLKYLQIEDPTFKVRTDEETAQRIISGMGELHLEIIVERLKREFGVECHASRPQVSYRETITNPVTTEGRFIKQTGGRGHYGVVKMKIEPAERGSGVKIQSKLKEGVIPRQFVPAIEQGIKEQAEVGVYFGYPIIDIQVTILDGQHHPTDSSDLDFKIAAQIALREGFSRGDPILLEPIMSLEIIVPQNYLGDVISDINARKGSIQNIETNKQEKILDANLALAKSFGYATDLRSITQGHGIHTMLFSHYAPKEEKKEEKIF